In Streptomyces longhuiensis, the following proteins share a genomic window:
- a CDS encoding DUF4255 domain-containing protein: MSNALALAHVTQALALLLESNLGPEIDMAVKVEPRKPPADPPTEPTISVFLYQVTPDTSQRNNDLPTRAADGTLVKRPVAALDLHFLITAYGDETELVGQRLIGSVVRALHEIPVLPKDIIELAGERPYLAGSDLAESAQRVRFTPTVMDVDETSKLWGMLYQTPYTLSVVYQAALVLIDGRETPVVGKPVKRPEVRVLPFGAPGAPVPPGAETAPDVTSNEPSPGDVVKQEPEPPARPSAKKAAKAPAKAVAKSPAKAPARTRKTAPRAAKPAQE, encoded by the coding sequence ATGAGCAACGCACTTGCCCTCGCGCATGTCACCCAGGCCCTCGCCCTGCTGCTCGAGTCCAACCTGGGTCCCGAGATCGACATGGCCGTCAAGGTCGAGCCGCGCAAGCCGCCGGCCGACCCGCCGACCGAGCCCACCATCTCCGTGTTCCTCTACCAGGTCACGCCCGACACCTCGCAGCGCAACAACGACCTGCCGACGCGTGCGGCCGACGGCACGCTGGTCAAGCGGCCCGTCGCGGCACTCGACCTGCACTTCCTGATCACCGCGTACGGCGACGAGACGGAGCTGGTCGGGCAGCGGCTGATCGGTTCCGTGGTGCGCGCGCTGCACGAGATACCGGTCCTGCCGAAGGACATCATCGAACTCGCCGGAGAACGGCCGTACTTGGCGGGCAGCGATCTCGCCGAGTCGGCGCAGCGCGTGCGGTTCACGCCGACGGTCATGGACGTCGACGAGACGTCGAAGCTGTGGGGGATGCTCTACCAGACGCCCTACACCCTGTCGGTGGTCTACCAGGCGGCCCTCGTCCTCATCGACGGCCGGGAGACTCCGGTGGTGGGCAAGCCGGTGAAGCGGCCGGAAGTACGAGTGCTGCCGTTCGGGGCGCCGGGCGCGCCGGTCCCTCCTGGAGCGGAGACCGCTCCTGACGTGACATCGAACGAGCCTTCTCCAGGCGACGTCGTGAAGCAGGAGCCCGAGCCCCCGGCCCGTCCGAGCGCCAAGAAGGCGGCCAAGGCCCCTGCGAAGGCCGTCGCGAAATCCCCGGCCAAGGCCCCGGCGCGCACGCGCAAGACAGCGCCCCGGGCCGCCAAGCCCGCGCAGGAGTGA
- a CDS encoding DUF4142 domain-containing protein, translating into MRTRFVNGTGLIVAGLVTTLAALVFPVWSYADRSGTGVDLLDEGTVSTRFGPLSALDREFVTKVRLAGLWELPAGQQAEARGTGTAVRTAGEHLVEGHTFLDARVREVAARLGLELPNQPNSQQQHWLSELSAAHGDDYERKFANILRRAHGKVFSLVAQVRATTRNSLVRDLADDANKTVLDHIKVLESTGLVDFDALARDAAGASTPPETRSPAPPGPVASPAPPTPLTPSPSFPLPPAASRPKP; encoded by the coding sequence ATGCGCACCCGATTCGTCAACGGCACCGGACTCATCGTCGCCGGGCTCGTCACCACGCTCGCGGCTCTCGTGTTCCCGGTCTGGTCGTACGCCGACCGCTCCGGCACGGGCGTGGACCTGCTCGACGAGGGGACCGTGTCGACCAGATTCGGCCCCCTGTCGGCCCTGGACCGCGAGTTCGTCACGAAGGTGCGACTCGCGGGCCTGTGGGAGCTGCCCGCGGGCCAGCAGGCCGAGGCGAGAGGGACCGGCACGGCGGTGCGGACCGCGGGTGAGCACCTCGTCGAGGGGCACACCTTCCTGGACGCGCGCGTGCGCGAGGTCGCCGCGCGGCTCGGCCTCGAACTCCCCAACCAGCCCAACAGCCAGCAGCAGCACTGGCTGTCCGAGCTGAGCGCGGCGCACGGCGACGACTACGAGCGGAAGTTCGCCAACATCCTGCGCCGGGCCCACGGGAAGGTCTTCTCACTGGTCGCCCAGGTCCGCGCGACGACACGCAACTCGCTCGTACGGGACCTGGCGGACGACGCGAACAAGACCGTCCTCGACCACATCAAGGTCCTGGAGTCCACGGGCCTGGTCGACTTCGACGCCCTCGCGCGGGACGCCGCCGGCGCGAGTACGCCACCGGAGACCCGCTCCCCCGCCCCGCCGGGCCCGGTGGCGTCCCCGGCTCCCCCGACGCCCCTCACCCCGTCCCCCTCCTTCCCGCTGCCCCCTGCGGCCTCCCGGCCCAAGCCCTGA
- a CDS encoding DUF692 domain-containing protein, translating to MQRIERLGTGIGWRPEIAEAVEAMPGIDWVEAVAENVCPGHVPDSLLRLRERGVTVVPHGVSLGLGGADRPDEGRLADLAARAETLGSPLVTEHIAFVRAGGALTASQPLEAGHLLPVPRTRDALDVLCENIRIAQDALPVPLAVENIAALFSWPGEEMTEGQFLYELVERTGVHLLIDVANLHTNHVNRGEDPAKALGELPVEAIAYVHVAGGFERDGVWHDSHAHPVPRPVLDILADLASRVSPPGVLLERDENFPAPQELERELDEIRGTLTTAPAEGRTVRPSSDTASRDAGAPQGTDPARQRLALAQAALLSALVAGTPAPEGFDRVRLKVQSRALCAKRADVVAKVAPELPEILGPAAYRPAFLSYAQCRPMTGGYRRDALDFAEHLLDSGGPGDAGARRELERWWRERSGPTPPAARPGARLARAARSALHRGRPALRSA from the coding sequence ATGCAGCGGATCGAGCGTCTGGGTACGGGCATCGGCTGGCGTCCGGAGATCGCGGAGGCCGTGGAGGCGATGCCCGGCATCGACTGGGTCGAGGCCGTCGCGGAGAACGTGTGCCCCGGGCACGTCCCCGACTCCCTGCTGCGGCTGCGCGAGCGCGGCGTCACCGTCGTGCCGCACGGCGTCTCGCTCGGCCTCGGCGGCGCCGACCGGCCCGACGAGGGCAGGCTCGCCGACCTCGCGGCCCGCGCCGAGACCCTCGGTTCCCCGCTCGTCACCGAGCACATCGCGTTCGTACGGGCGGGCGGCGCGCTCACGGCGTCGCAGCCGCTGGAGGCCGGCCATCTGCTGCCGGTCCCGCGCACCAGGGACGCCCTCGACGTGCTCTGCGAGAACATCCGCATCGCCCAGGACGCGCTCCCCGTCCCCCTCGCCGTGGAGAACATCGCGGCCCTTTTCTCCTGGCCCGGCGAGGAGATGACGGAGGGTCAGTTCCTCTACGAGCTGGTGGAGCGCACCGGCGTGCACCTCCTGATCGACGTGGCGAACCTGCACACGAACCACGTCAACCGCGGCGAGGACCCGGCGAAGGCGCTCGGTGAACTGCCGGTCGAGGCCATCGCGTACGTGCATGTGGCGGGGGGCTTCGAGCGCGACGGCGTGTGGCACGACAGCCACGCGCACCCCGTGCCGCGCCCCGTCCTCGACATCCTCGCGGACCTGGCGTCCCGGGTCTCGCCGCCCGGAGTCCTCCTGGAGCGCGACGAGAACTTCCCGGCGCCGCAGGAGCTGGAGCGTGAACTCGACGAGATCAGGGGGACGTTGACGACCGCGCCCGCCGAGGGGCGCACCGTGCGGCCCTCCTCGGACACGGCCTCGCGGGACGCCGGCGCTCCGCAGGGCACCGACCCCGCCCGTCAGCGGCTCGCGCTCGCGCAGGCCGCGCTCCTGTCCGCCCTCGTCGCGGGGACGCCCGCACCGGAAGGGTTCGACCGGGTGCGGCTCAAGGTCCAGAGCCGGGCGCTGTGCGCCAAGCGGGCGGACGTCGTGGCGAAGGTGGCACCCGAACTGCCGGAGATCCTCGGCCCGGCCGCGTACCGCCCGGCGTTCCTGTCGTACGCGCAGTGCCGGCCCATGACGGGTGGCTACCGCCGGGACGCCCTCGACTTCGCCGAGCATCTGCTCGACTCCGGCGGGCCCGGGGACGCGGGGGCGCGGCGGGAGCTGGAGCGGTGGTGGCGGGAGCGGTCGGGGCCCACCCCGCCGGCCGCGCGCCCGGGGGCACGTCTGGCGCGCGCGGCGCGGTCCGCCCTGCACCGGGGCCGTCCGGCTCTCCGGTCGGCCTGA
- a CDS encoding phage tail sheath subtilisin-like domain-containing protein yields the protein MPTNAVSAARPTYPGVYVEELPSTTRAISAVTTSVTAFVGHTRRGPLNEPVRVSGFAEFERRFGGLSAQSPLAYAVHQFFGNGGSVAVIVRVAKAGSGKTACVVLESTDGRSESQVLEVHAKEPGVWGNSLRVAVDYDTACPDETFNLRVHDARGDARESFTGLSMDAGSGTYAPTVINAGSRLIRVDAVGEGRPDPSGTVSKPFGHELPDPAVDVTVKIGDVEREFTLYDADCDGEAPSSVAELALLLERKLRALPDAPGRHAFAGVEVTAFGRRLQVVAGSTDPEDVVRFLGECANDLGLEASVNPPVFPLEGGEDGEAPGPRDLIGSEADKTGIQALRGVADVNLLSLPELASYEKTEDALTVLSAAQRLCEERRIFLLVDAPATWVSVDSARAGLSAFDAVRGNHAGLYFPHLQLTDPLTGRLRAFPPSGAVAGVIARTDAERGVWKAPAGTEAQLVGVRSLTVDLTDRETGLLNPLGVNCLRTFPLAGPLVWGARTLEGSDALDSAWKYVPVRRLALHVEESLQRGLQWVVFEPNDESLWQQIRLSASSYLHTLFRQGAFKGSTPREAYFVKCDSETTTDEDVANGIVNVLVGIAPVRPAEFVVVKIQQTSGQFAL from the coding sequence ATGCCGACGAATGCCGTGAGTGCCGCGAGGCCGACTTACCCGGGCGTCTACGTCGAAGAGCTTCCCAGCACCACCCGCGCCATCTCCGCCGTGACCACTTCGGTGACCGCGTTCGTGGGGCACACCCGGCGCGGCCCGCTGAACGAGCCGGTGCGCGTCAGCGGATTCGCCGAGTTCGAGCGGCGCTTCGGAGGGCTGAGCGCGCAGAGCCCGCTCGCCTACGCGGTGCACCAGTTCTTCGGCAACGGCGGCTCCGTCGCCGTGATCGTCCGGGTCGCCAAGGCGGGCAGCGGCAAGACCGCCTGCGTCGTCCTGGAGTCCACCGACGGCCGCAGCGAGAGCCAGGTGCTCGAGGTCCACGCCAAGGAACCCGGCGTGTGGGGCAACAGCCTGCGGGTTGCCGTCGACTACGACACGGCGTGCCCCGACGAGACCTTCAACCTGCGGGTCCACGACGCCAGGGGCGACGCCCGCGAGAGCTTCACCGGCCTGTCCATGGATGCCGGCAGCGGAACCTACGCGCCCACCGTGATCAACGCCGGGTCGCGCCTCATCCGCGTCGACGCCGTGGGCGAGGGGCGCCCCGACCCGTCCGGCACCGTCTCCAAGCCGTTCGGCCACGAACTGCCCGATCCGGCCGTCGACGTGACGGTGAAGATCGGTGACGTGGAGCGCGAGTTCACGCTCTACGACGCCGACTGCGACGGCGAGGCCCCTTCCTCCGTGGCCGAGTTGGCCCTGCTTCTGGAGCGCAAGCTGCGGGCGCTGCCCGACGCGCCGGGCCGGCACGCCTTCGCGGGTGTCGAGGTCACCGCGTTCGGCCGGCGCCTCCAGGTCGTCGCGGGCTCCACCGACCCCGAGGACGTCGTCCGCTTCCTGGGCGAGTGCGCCAACGACCTGGGCCTGGAGGCCTCGGTCAACCCGCCGGTGTTCCCGCTGGAGGGCGGCGAGGACGGCGAGGCCCCCGGCCCGCGCGACCTCATCGGCTCGGAGGCCGACAAGACCGGCATCCAGGCGCTGCGCGGGGTGGCCGACGTCAACCTGCTCTCCCTGCCCGAGCTGGCGTCGTACGAGAAGACCGAGGACGCGCTCACCGTCCTGTCCGCCGCTCAGCGGCTGTGCGAGGAGCGGCGGATCTTCCTGCTGGTCGACGCGCCCGCCACGTGGGTGAGCGTGGACTCGGCGCGGGCGGGCCTGTCCGCCTTCGACGCCGTGCGTGGCAACCATGCGGGCCTGTACTTCCCGCACCTGCAGCTCACCGACCCGCTCACCGGGCGGCTGCGCGCCTTCCCGCCGTCCGGCGCGGTCGCCGGCGTCATCGCGCGCACCGACGCCGAGCGCGGTGTCTGGAAGGCTCCGGCCGGTACGGAGGCCCAGCTCGTCGGAGTGCGCTCCCTGACCGTCGATCTGACGGACCGCGAGACAGGACTGCTCAACCCGCTCGGGGTGAACTGCCTGCGCACGTTCCCGCTGGCCGGTCCGCTGGTGTGGGGCGCGCGCACGCTGGAGGGCTCCGACGCCCTCGACAGCGCGTGGAAGTACGTGCCCGTGCGCAGGCTCGCACTGCACGTGGAGGAGAGCCTCCAACGCGGGTTGCAGTGGGTCGTGTTCGAGCCCAACGACGAGAGCCTGTGGCAGCAGATCCGGCTGTCCGCCTCCTCGTACCTGCACACGCTCTTCCGCCAGGGCGCCTTCAAGGGCAGCACCCCGCGGGAGGCGTACTTCGTCAAGTGCGACAGCGAGACCACGACGGACGAGGACGTGGCGAACGGGATCGTCAACGTGCTCGTCGGTATCGCGCCGGTCCGTCCGGCCGAGTTCGTGGTCGTCAAGATCCAGCAGACGTCCGGGCAGTTCGCTCTCTAG
- a CDS encoding TIGR04222 domain-containing membrane protein codes for MFWLLFLLMACAAAFLSCARLCLAAAHAAHSEPAGGGAHELTLYEAAFLSGGPFRVADLTLVSMARSRRLLLAHTGWATVVDPVGGDDIERSVIGAIGPDGQSRIGAVRRATAAADAVRTLADRLVAAGLAVPDGARGGVAGAVRQVRAAALAVVVLAGVSLTMPGGEPGDGVLVAAWFALPLILTLSCLAIARFEVHPYTRWASPTGQRLIGALPRGVRDGVGEAALLTAVAVHGVRAVSDPALREAFGTAQRGH; via the coding sequence ATGTTCTGGCTTCTGTTCCTGCTCATGGCCTGCGCCGCGGCCTTTCTGTCCTGCGCGCGCCTCTGCCTCGCCGCGGCACACGCCGCACACAGCGAGCCGGCCGGGGGCGGGGCGCACGAGCTGACGCTGTACGAGGCCGCGTTCCTGTCGGGCGGCCCGTTCCGGGTCGCCGATCTGACCCTCGTGTCGATGGCGCGCAGCCGGCGGCTGCTGCTCGCGCACACCGGCTGGGCCACCGTGGTCGACCCGGTCGGCGGCGACGACATCGAGCGCTCGGTGATCGGCGCCATCGGGCCGGACGGACAGTCCCGGATAGGGGCGGTGCGCCGGGCGACGGCGGCCGCGGACGCGGTACGGACGCTGGCCGACCGGCTCGTCGCGGCGGGCCTCGCCGTCCCTGACGGGGCGCGCGGCGGGGTCGCGGGCGCGGTCCGCCAGGTGCGGGCCGCCGCGCTCGCGGTCGTGGTCCTGGCCGGCGTGTCGCTCACGATGCCGGGCGGGGAACCGGGCGACGGCGTGCTGGTCGCCGCGTGGTTCGCGCTGCCCCTCATCCTCACGCTGTCCTGTCTGGCGATCGCCCGCTTCGAGGTCCACCCCTACACGCGCTGGGCCTCCCCCACGGGGCAGCGGCTGATCGGCGCCCTGCCGAGGGGCGTACGCGACGGAGTCGGTGAGGCCGCCCTGCTGACCGCCGTCGCCGTGCACGGCGTCCGCGCGGTGTCCGACCCGGCTCTGCGTGAGGCCTTCGGGACGGCGCAACGGGGTCATTGA
- a CDS encoding ATP-binding protein, whose product MGTYEQSTADAGPGGATLTAEIRRVLARVDAHAARVTEESGGAPGADLATAPGGPGTAPLDALVSCFSITPFERDLVLLAAAHELEPTTAARCAAACGDPERTYPTFSLALAALAEPHWSALTPVAPLRRWRIVELDDESRLTTSRLRLDERILHFLLGSPYLDARLHGQLRRTPAPQELTPSYDLAASRLAEGWATAADSDAPLVEVTGGDLRSRADLAAAAAARSGLGLYSMSAEDVPSDPAERDRLARLWQREAVLLPSALLVEVGELDRDQRAATESFLAGAAVPVLVSSEDPLRSERSYAARVVVPRLDDEEQLGLWTGAFEGVDLDEGELRSLVAQFQLPPHVVRSAAAAVHRRLPHEDELDAAELAWRAGLDEARTGMDELGRRITPQAGWGDLVLHERQTSVLREIVAHVRQRATVHQEWGFAATLRRGLGVTAMFAGGSGTGKTLAAEVMAKELGLDLFVIDLSQVVSKYIGETEKNLRRVFDAAERGGALLLFDEADALFGKRSEVKDSHDRYANLEVSYLLMRMEAYRGLAILTTNMKNALDTAFLRRIRFVVDFPFPAEHERAEIWRRVLPPQAPVKDIDAALLAQLTVAGGSIRNIALSGAFLAAEEGDRLQMRHMLAAARTEYLKLERSLTPSEVRGWV is encoded by the coding sequence ATGGGGACGTACGAACAGAGCACGGCGGACGCCGGCCCGGGCGGTGCGACGCTGACGGCGGAGATCCGGCGCGTCCTGGCCCGCGTCGACGCGCACGCGGCACGCGTCACGGAGGAGAGCGGCGGTGCCCCCGGTGCCGACCTCGCCACCGCGCCCGGCGGACCCGGCACCGCCCCGCTCGACGCCCTCGTCTCCTGCTTCAGCATCACGCCCTTCGAGCGTGACCTCGTACTCCTCGCCGCCGCCCACGAGTTGGAGCCCACGACCGCCGCCCGATGCGCCGCCGCCTGCGGTGACCCCGAGCGGACGTACCCCACCTTCTCGCTCGCGCTGGCCGCGCTGGCCGAGCCGCACTGGAGCGCCCTGACGCCCGTGGCTCCGCTCAGGCGCTGGCGGATCGTCGAGCTGGACGACGAGTCGCGGCTGACGACCTCCCGGCTGCGCCTCGACGAGCGCATCCTGCACTTCCTGCTGGGCTCGCCCTACCTGGACGCACGGCTGCACGGCCAGTTGCGCCGCACGCCGGCGCCTCAGGAGCTGACGCCGTCGTACGACCTGGCCGCGAGCCGGCTCGCCGAGGGCTGGGCGACGGCGGCGGACTCCGACGCGCCGCTCGTCGAGGTGACCGGCGGGGACCTGCGCAGCCGGGCCGACCTCGCCGCCGCGGCGGCCGCACGCTCGGGACTCGGGCTCTACTCGATGAGCGCCGAGGACGTGCCGTCCGACCCGGCCGAGCGCGACCGGCTCGCCCGGCTGTGGCAGCGTGAGGCGGTTCTGCTGCCCTCGGCGCTGCTCGTCGAGGTGGGCGAACTGGACCGCGACCAACGGGCGGCGACCGAGTCGTTCCTGGCCGGGGCCGCTGTACCGGTGTTGGTGTCCAGCGAGGATCCGCTGCGCTCGGAACGGTCGTACGCGGCCCGGGTGGTCGTACCGCGGCTGGACGACGAGGAGCAGCTCGGACTGTGGACCGGCGCGTTCGAGGGGGTGGACCTGGACGAGGGCGAACTCCGCTCCCTGGTGGCCCAGTTCCAGCTGCCGCCGCATGTCGTACGCTCCGCGGCAGCCGCCGTACACCGCCGGCTGCCGCACGAGGACGAACTGGACGCCGCCGAACTCGCCTGGCGCGCCGGGCTCGACGAGGCGCGGACCGGCATGGACGAGCTGGGGCGGCGGATCACGCCGCAGGCCGGCTGGGGCGACCTGGTGCTGCACGAGCGGCAGACGAGCGTGCTGCGCGAGATCGTCGCGCACGTGCGGCAGCGGGCAACCGTGCACCAGGAGTGGGGGTTCGCGGCCACCCTGCGCCGCGGCCTCGGCGTGACCGCGATGTTCGCGGGCGGCTCCGGCACCGGCAAGACGCTGGCCGCCGAGGTCATGGCGAAGGAACTCGGCCTCGACCTGTTCGTCATCGATCTGTCGCAGGTGGTCAGCAAGTACATCGGCGAGACCGAGAAGAACCTCCGCCGGGTCTTCGACGCCGCCGAACGCGGCGGCGCGCTCCTCCTGTTCGACGAGGCCGACGCGCTGTTCGGCAAGCGCAGCGAGGTCAAGGACAGCCACGACCGGTACGCCAACCTCGAGGTCAGCTATCTGCTGATGCGGATGGAGGCCTACCGGGGCCTGGCGATCCTCACCACCAACATGAAGAACGCCCTCGACACGGCCTTCCTGCGGCGCATCCGCTTCGTCGTCGACTTCCCCTTCCCGGCCGAGCACGAGCGCGCCGAGATCTGGCGCCGCGTGCTGCCGCCGCAGGCCCCGGTGAAGGACATCGACGCGGCGCTTCTCGCCCAGCTCACCGTCGCCGGCGGCTCGATCCGCAACATCGCCCTGTCCGGGGCCTTCCTGGCCGCCGAGGAGGGCGACCGGCTGCAGATGCGGCACATGCTCGCCGCCGCCCGCACCGAGTACCTGAAGCTGGAGCGCTCGCTGACGCCCTCGGAGGTGCGCGGATGGGTGTGA
- a CDS encoding phage tail protein, producing MAEFTVNAHRFDPYKNFKFLVLWDGRTVAGISKISPLKRTTEVVKHRNGGDPSSPRKSPGRSEFEGITLERGVTHDPEFDRWANKVWQVGAGLGSEVSLADFRKDLVIQVLNEAGQVAVSHKLYRTWPSEYQVLGELDANANAVAIQSLKLECEGWERDYEVPEPEEPSFLNPA from the coding sequence ATGGCTGAGTTCACGGTCAACGCCCATCGCTTCGACCCGTACAAGAACTTCAAGTTCCTGGTCCTGTGGGACGGACGTACGGTCGCCGGCATCAGCAAGATCAGTCCGCTGAAGCGGACCACGGAGGTCGTCAAGCACCGCAACGGCGGTGACCCCTCCTCCCCGCGCAAGTCGCCGGGGCGCTCGGAGTTCGAGGGCATCACCCTCGAACGCGGGGTGACCCACGACCCCGAGTTCGACCGCTGGGCCAACAAGGTCTGGCAGGTCGGCGCGGGCCTCGGCTCGGAGGTGTCCCTCGCGGACTTCCGCAAGGACCTCGTCATCCAGGTCCTCAACGAGGCGGGCCAGGTCGCCGTCTCGCACAAGCTGTACCGGACCTGGCCCAGCGAGTACCAGGTCCTCGGCGAACTGGACGCCAACGCCAACGCGGTGGCCATCCAGTCGCTGAAGCTCGAGTGCGAGGGCTGGGAGCGGGACTACGAGGTGCCCGAGCCGGAGGAACCCTCGTTCCTCAACCCGGCCTGA